One part of the Trichoplusia ni isolate ovarian cell line Hi5 chromosome 2, tn1, whole genome shotgun sequence genome encodes these proteins:
- the LOC113503313 gene encoding uncharacterized protein LOC113503313, whose product MTVYITATVFGSKTQSQIFHSSPKMHGKIAFVLLCSFLCGVRCGNTRREQLCIDYYINGNFDLNEMPAKMFAVYYWPPNQRQRDSCETISFTRMTDPVEINKTFDCDIFDETDNMTSVQAEYINSAGKKTRLLYYGDDEVKNMYRACDKPISKYIFVKKNENYTLGINCSARGRGMLFAKFLPTSSEVEAVVKDIEIMSGREGSPDCPLKP is encoded by the coding sequence TACCGCGACTGTGTTTGGATCGAAAACACAATCTCAAATCTTTCATTCATCTCCCAAAATGCACGGGAAAATCGCGTTTGTTCTATTGTGCAGTTTTTTGTGTGGAGTGCGCTGTGGTAACACAAGAAGAGAGCAACTATGCATCGATTATTACATCAACGGGAACTTCGATTTGAACGAAATGCCGGCGAAAATGTTTGCCGTGTATTACTGGCCGCCGAACCAAAGGCAGCGGGATTCCTGTGAAACTATCAGCTTTACAAGGATGACAGATCCCGTCgagataaataaaacttttgattgtGATATCTTTGATGAGACCGACAACATGACAAGCGTCCAAGCAGAGTACATCAACAGTGCGGGGAAGAAAACACGCTTACTGTACTACGGTGATGACGAAGTGAAAAACATGTACCGGGCTTGTGACAAACCGATATCGAAGtacatatttgtaaagaaaaatgaaaactacACTTTGGGAATCAACTGTTCGGCGCGCGGCCGTGGGATGCTGTTCGCCAAGTTCCTGCCAACATCGTCTGAAGTGGAAGCTGTAGTCAAAGATATAGAAATAATGTCAGGGCGCGAGGGCAGCCCGGACTGCCCGCTTAAACCTTAG